One Thermoanaerobacter kivui genomic window, GTATAACATTTTTTAAACCTGAAACCACAGCTATTTTCAATTCTAACTCTCCTACCTGAACGGTTGCAGTCCTTATACCTTCTCCGCCGCGAACAAACTCTATGTCTATATTAGGTATTGGCTTTTTAGTAATTAATTCATAAGCCGTTCTAAGTGCAGCCTCCATTACACCACCCGTATTGCCGAAGATTGTAGCAGCACCGGTATAATTCCCTAAAGGAGAGTCAAATTCTTCATCAGGCAGAGTTGCAAAATCAATTCCCTTATCTTTCATCAAGTGAGCCAATTCTCTTGTTGTTATTACCAAATCTACATCTTTATAACCACTGCTTCTCATTTCAGGTCTGTCGCTTTCATATGACTTACAAGTACAAGGCATAACAGATACACTAAATATCTTAGCAGGGTCTACATTATTTATCTTTGCTCCGTAGGTTTTTATAATTGCACCTGTCATTTGTTGTGGAGATTTGCAAGTTGAAATATGTTTCAAAAGCTCAGGGTATGTTTGTTCAGCAAATTTAACCCATGCAGGACAACAGGAAGTGAACATTGGCAAATCTTTGCCCTCTTTTATCCTTTTTACCAACTCATTTGCTTCTTCTATAATAGTCAAATCGGCTCCGAAATTGGTATCATATACCCTATCAAAATTTAAACGGCGTAGAGCTGCAACCAATTTCCCAGGTGTTAAATCTCCCAAATCCAACCCAAATTCCTCGGCTATAGAAACTCTAATAGCCGGAGCACATTGTACAACCTTAAAAAGTTGAGGATTTTCCAATGCCTCTTTAACCTGCCTTGCATACCCTAAATTATATGCAGCAAACAATGGCTCTTTAACGCTATCCAACATTCCTCTCTCTTGTAATTTTACATTTCTTGGTGTTATGCTTTCATCAAAATAAGAAGCATAAGAACTGCATTTTTGTACACATTGTCCGCACATTACACAGACTTCTGTGTTTATCTTTTGTGGTTTGCCCTTTTCCCCTTCAATTGCATCAACAGGACATACCTCTGCACATCGTCTGCATCCGGTACATAACTCCTGATCTATATTAATTATAGCTTTATTTGCAGACATGTTCACATCCCTTTCTTTTCAATATTATTAATTAATAAATTATCTTACCACTCTTAAAAAACTCAACGCAGCCTCTTTATTACGAGCTTTTTTCATTTCGGTTGGCATAACCAAAGTCAACGCATTTTCGGGACATGCCTTTACACAAGCAGGTTCTCCTAAATCATTACACAAATCACATTTATATGCTATTATTCTTGGTTCTTGCACCAATCCGCTTTCACTTTCTTCTTTAAGATTGATTTGAAACACTTCTCTACCATCTTCATATTGAGGCAATAGTTCAATAGCCCCAAATGGACATGCCAATAAACAACTCTTACAGCCTATGCACAACTTTTCATCTACTACGATAGCATTACCTTCCCGCTTAATTGCTCCTACTGTACAAACATTAGCACAGGGGGCATCCTCGCAATGACGACATTGTATAGGCATTGTGCCATGTTCAGTTTTGATTAGATGTAATCTTGGTATAACTGGAATGGATACAGTACCAACCGTCGCACCTACATGGTTATTTCTATTATGAACCGCAAAACAAGCAACTTCACAAGCTTTACAGCCTATACATTTTGCAGGATTTGCCACAACAAAAGGATTAAGTTGCGTTTTCATCTTATCCACACCTTTCAAAAACAATATTGAGTAACAATTTACTTTCTGATACATGAAAATCTCAAATAGATAGAAATATTAGCAAAAATCATTACTTAGTTCCATAAACAGAAAGCAGACTCTCAACATTAACAGTTCTTTTATTCTTAACCATTTTATTTATCTCATCACCATCAACCAATTTCAAAGCCTTAGTCGGACAAAACTGTACACACGCCGGGCCTTCTTCTCTAAAATTACACAAGTCACACTTCACAGCAACAATCCTCTGTTGAGTTTTCTGGTCTTGCATTAGATTTTCTTTTATATCTTTAAATATTGATTGCTCAAGGCTGTCTTGAACCGAAAAGTCAATAGCCCCAAATGAACAAGCTAATAGACAAGTTTTGCATCCTATACATGCTTTTTCATCTATTATTATGGCATTCCCCTCTTTTTTAATAGCTTCAACAGGACATACTTCAGCACAGGGAGCGTCCTCACAGTGACGACATTGTATGGGCATTATTCCTTCACTTGTATACGTAAGATAAAGTCGAGGAAATGGCTGTAGTCCTTGCTCTTCATGCACAAAAGCACAAGCAGCTATACATGTATAACAGCCCAAACAACGTTTAGGGTCAGCAATTACAAAACGGTTAGGCATTTCATTTTCCTCCCTTTTCCTTTGCTAACATGTTAGCAACATCTTTTTCCAATTCAACTTGATACTTTTCTATTTTCTCTTTCAAAATGGCCTGTGCCTCAACCTGTGATATTTTTTCAACTTTAGCAGCCGCTACTTTAAACTCAGGTATGCAGCAAATGGCATCACTTGCCGTATTAGTCAATTCGTTACAACAAGCTTCCCAATAATGAAAGGTCATAAAAATGGTCCCCTTAGGTACTCTTTCGGTTACCCATGCACGTGTCGCAACATATCCACGTCTTGTGGACACCCTAAGGAAATCTCCATCATTTATTCCTAACCTTGTAGCATCTTGAGGATTGATTTCCACTAACTCTTGAGGAGCAATCTGGTCAATAACCGGTGATTTACGCGTCATTGTAGCTGTATGATAGTGGTACACTCTCCTGCCAGTAGTCAATGTAAATGGATACTCTTCGTCAGGAAGCTCTGCAATACTGCCTACAATTACATGGTTGAAGTCTTGTTTTTCAGCCCCTTCATCACATATGCAGGTATTTGGATAGAATATCACAGGATACATCTGTGCTTTGCCTGAAGGGGTTG contains:
- a CDS encoding [FeFe] hydrogenase, group A, with the protein product MSANKAIINIDQELCTGCRRCAEVCPVDAIEGEKGKPQKINTEVCVMCGQCVQKCSSYASYFDESITPRNVKLQERGMLDSVKEPLFAAYNLGYARQVKEALENPQLFKVVQCAPAIRVSIAEEFGLDLGDLTPGKLVAALRRLNFDRVYDTNFGADLTIIEEANELVKRIKEGKDLPMFTSCCPAWVKFAEQTYPELLKHISTCKSPQQMTGAIIKTYGAKINNVDPAKIFSVSVMPCTCKSYESDRPEMRSSGYKDVDLVITTRELAHLMKDKGIDFATLPDEEFDSPLGNYTGAATIFGNTGGVMEAALRTAYELITKKPIPNIDIEFVRGGEGIRTATVQVGELELKIAVVSGLKNVIPILEDIKKNKCDLHFVEVMTCPEGCISGGGQPKLLLEEYREVAYKKRKEALYKHDAELELRKSHENPAIKKLYEEFLGEPLGKQSHHLLHTKYTPRKKV
- a CDS encoding 4Fe-4S dicluster domain-containing protein — its product is MKTQLNPFVVANPAKCIGCKACEVACFAVHNRNNHVGATVGTVSIPVIPRLHLIKTEHGTMPIQCRHCEDAPCANVCTVGAIKREGNAIVVDEKLCIGCKSCLLACPFGAIELLPQYEDGREVFQINLKEESESGLVQEPRIIAYKCDLCNDLGEPACVKACPENALTLVMPTEMKKARNKEAALSFLRVVR
- a CDS encoding 4Fe-4S dicluster domain-containing protein — its product is MPNRFVIADPKRCLGCYTCIAACAFVHEEQGLQPFPRLYLTYTSEGIMPIQCRHCEDAPCAEVCPVEAIKKEGNAIIIDEKACIGCKTCLLACSFGAIDFSVQDSLEQSIFKDIKENLMQDQKTQQRIVAVKCDLCNFREEGPACVQFCPTKALKLVDGDEINKMVKNKRTVNVESLLSVYGTK